In a single window of the Erinaceus europaeus chromosome 21, mEriEur2.1, whole genome shotgun sequence genome:
- the NUDT16 gene encoding U8 snoRNA-decapping enzyme isoform X2, with protein MAAPVSRLTLSESLALGPEWRHACHAMLYAPEPGKLFGRIPLRYAVLMQMRFDGRLGFPGGFVDVHKGSLEDGLNRELAEELGDAASGFRVERSDYRSSHAAASAPRVVAHFYAKLLAREQLLAVERAAPHARDHGLEVLGLVRVPLYTLRDGVGGLPAFLDNVFIGTARDQLLEALQDLKIVDSNYISGIKLPARR; from the exons ATGGCGGCGCCCGTCAGCAGGCTGACGCTGTCCGAGTCTCTGGCCCTGGGGCCCGAGTGGCGACACGCGTGTCACGCGATGCTCTACGCGCCGGAGCCGGGGAAGCTGTTCGGCCGCATCCCGTTGCGTTATGCCGTGCTG ATGCAGATGCGCTTCGACGGGCGCCTGGGCTTCCCCGGCGGCTTCGTGGACGTGCACAAGGGCAGCCTGGAGGACGGGCTGAACCGCGAGCTGGCCGAGGAGCTCGGGGACGCGGCGTCCGGCTTCCGCGTGGAGCGCAGCGACTACCGCAGCTCGCACGCTGCCGCGTCGGCGCCCAGGGTCGTGGCGCACTTCTACGCCAAGCTGCTGGCGCGGGAGCAGCTGCTGGCGGTGGAGCGGGCGGCCCCGCACGCCAGGGACCACGGCTTGGAG GTGCTGGGCTTGGTGCGGGTGCCCCTGTACACCCTGCGGGATGGAGTGGgaggcctgcctgccttcctagaTAATGTATTTATTGGAACTGCGAGAGACCAGCTGCTGGAGGCCCTTCAGGACTTGAAGATAGTGGACTCGAACTATATCTCAGGCATTAAGTTACCGGCTCGCCGCTAG
- the NUDT16 gene encoding U8 snoRNA-decapping enzyme isoform X1 gives MAAPVSRLTLSESLALGPEWRHACHAMLYAPEPGKLFGRIPLRYAVLMQMRFDGRLGFPGGFVDVHKGSLEDGLNRELAEELGDAASGFRVERSDYRSSHAAASAPRVVAHFYAKLLAREQLLAVERAAPHARDHGLEFCPTITVVTRATKNGERASRSTGFVVRGAPAITLEEIKPHSAGLGAGAPVHPAGWSGRPACLPR, from the exons ATGGCGGCGCCCGTCAGCAGGCTGACGCTGTCCGAGTCTCTGGCCCTGGGGCCCGAGTGGCGACACGCGTGTCACGCGATGCTCTACGCGCCGGAGCCGGGGAAGCTGTTCGGCCGCATCCCGTTGCGTTATGCCGTGCTG ATGCAGATGCGCTTCGACGGGCGCCTGGGCTTCCCCGGCGGCTTCGTGGACGTGCACAAGGGCAGCCTGGAGGACGGGCTGAACCGCGAGCTGGCCGAGGAGCTCGGGGACGCGGCGTCCGGCTTCCGCGTGGAGCGCAGCGACTACCGCAGCTCGCACGCTGCCGCGTCGGCGCCCAGGGTCGTGGCGCACTTCTACGCCAAGCTGCTGGCGCGGGAGCAGCTGCTGGCGGTGGAGCGGGCGGCCCCGCACGCCAGGGACCACGGCTTGGAG ttctgtccaacaataacagtagtaacaagggcaacaaaaaatggagaaagggcctccaggagcactgggttCGTGGTGCGGGGAGCCcccgcgataaccctggaggaaataaagccACACA GTGCTGGGCTTGGTGCGGGTGCCCCTGTACACCCTGCGGGATGGAGTGGgaggcctgcctgccttcctagaTAA